Genomic segment of uncultured Flavobacterium sp.:
AAAGCTTACAGCGGGAATTAAAATAATTCCCTCGGGTCTGTTAGTTTTCCAGTAACAGCAGCAGCAGCAGCCATAATTGGGCTTGCTAATAATGTTCTTGAACCAGGACCCTGACGACCTTCAAAGTTTCTGTTTGAAGTGCTTACTGCATATTTTCCGGCAGGAACTTTATCATCGTTCATTGCTAAACACGCTGAACAACCCGGCTGACGTAATACGAAACCAGCTTCGGTTAAAATATCTAAAATACCTTCTTCTTTAATTTGTGCTTCAACAACGTGAGAACCCGGAACTAACCAAGCGGTAACATTATCTGCTTTTTTTCTTCCTTTTACAATTTCGGCGAAAGCCCTAAAATCTTCAATACGTCCGTTTGTACAGCTTCCTAAGAAAACATAATCAATTTGTTTTCCAATCATCACGTCGTCTTCATGGAAGCCCATATAAGCCAAAGATTTTTTGTAAGTTTCCTCACCGCCTTCAACTTGGTTGGCATTTGGGATATGTTTTGTAATACCAATTCCCATTCCAGGGTTTGTACCGTAAGTAATCATTGGTTCAATGTCTGAAGCTTTGATGTTTAATTCAGCATCAAAAACAGCATCAGCATCCGTTTTTAGAGTTTTCCAGTATTCAACAGCTTTTGTCCAGGCTTCACCTTTTGGAGCGTATAATCTTCCTTCAAGGAAATCGAAAGTAGTTTGGTCAGGAGCGATCATTCCGCCACGAGCACCCATTTCGATACTTAAATTACAAACCGTCATACGACCTTCCATAGTCATGTTTTCAAAAACATCACCAGCATATTCAACAAAATATCCTGTTCCTCCAGAAGTAGTTAACTGAGCAATAATATAAAGTGCAACGTCTTTTGGACCAACACCTTTGCTTAATTGACCGTTTACGTTAATACGCATTTTCTTTGGTTTAGGCTGCATAATACATTGAGTAGAAAGCACCATCTCAACCTCAGAAGTTCCGATACCAAAAGCAATTGCTCCAAAAGCACCGTGAGTAGACGTATGTGAATCTCCACATACAATAGTAGCACCTGGCAAAGTAATTCCGTTTTCAGGACCCACTACGTGTACAATTCCATTTTTAATGTGACCTAATCCCCAGTGCGAAATTCCGTATTCGGCAGCGTTATCTTCAAGAGCTTTAAGCTGATTTGCTGATAATGCATCCTGAACTGGTAAATGTTGGTTTATAGTTGGGGTATTGTGATCTGCAGTTGCAAAAGTACGTTCTGGGTATAAAACCTTAACGTCTCTTGATTTTAGTCCTAAAAAAGCAACAGGACTCGTAACTTCATGAATGAAATGACGATCAATAAAAAATACATCTGGTCCATCTTCAATTTTACGCACTACATGTGAATCCCATACTTTGTCAAATAATGTCTTACTCATTTTTATTTTTTTTAATTGTAATTTCTATAATCGCAACAATTTCCTGTTCATTATAATAGCAAAACAAAAGTAAAAAAAGATACAAAGGCGTCAATTTCAATATTTCATTATATACGATACCCAAACTAAAATACAAATTGCAAAACCGCTTTTGCAGCTTTAATTTTGGCAGAAAAATGATTTAGAAAATGACTTTGTTTTTCTTTTTCGGCTTTAATTTTTTTTGATTGTTTTTTGTTTTAATAGTTTGCAAATTTATTTTAAAATCACTATAAAATATAAGGATTTAATTAAAAAAATGTAACAAATTGAGTAAAAATAGTAATAATTGTTAGTTTTGATTTCTTTGCAAAAAGGATCCTATTTTGGTTTTTTAAGGCTTTTAAAGGAGTTTTTTGAGTGTTATTTAGATTCAATAAATGATCTAAATACTACGACATCCAAGAAGTGCATTTTTATGAAATTTTATGCTTTTTTAAGACAAAAACTGATTTTTTGAAGAGAATAATTTTGAAGATTAATTCAGCGAATTTTTAAACTCTAATGGTGTGAGATTGGTTTTCTTTTTGAATAATTTGCTA
This window contains:
- the leuC gene encoding 3-isopropylmalate dehydratase large subunit, whose amino-acid sequence is MSKTLFDKVWDSHVVRKIEDGPDVFFIDRHFIHEVTSPVAFLGLKSRDVKVLYPERTFATADHNTPTINQHLPVQDALSANQLKALEDNAAEYGISHWGLGHIKNGIVHVVGPENGITLPGATIVCGDSHTSTHGAFGAIAFGIGTSEVEMVLSTQCIMQPKPKKMRINVNGQLSKGVGPKDVALYIIAQLTTSGGTGYFVEYAGDVFENMTMEGRMTVCNLSIEMGARGGMIAPDQTTFDFLEGRLYAPKGEAWTKAVEYWKTLKTDADAVFDAELNIKASDIEPMITYGTNPGMGIGITKHIPNANQVEGGEETYKKSLAYMGFHEDDVMIGKQIDYVFLGSCTNGRIEDFRAFAEIVKGRKKADNVTAWLVPGSHVVEAQIKEEGILDILTEAGFVLRQPGCSACLAMNDDKVPAGKYAVSTSNRNFEGRQGPGSRTLLASPIMAAAAAVTGKLTDPRELF